The Antennarius striatus isolate MH-2024 chromosome 20, ASM4005453v1, whole genome shotgun sequence genome includes a region encoding these proteins:
- the LOC137587489 gene encoding choline-phosphate cytidylyltransferase B-like, with translation MEELEHTCPHPRTTLTEPAIFARETSCDCRAPHEKLTIAQARRGTPVDRPVRVYADGIFDLFHSGHARALMQAKNLFPNTYLIVGVCSDELTHKYKGFTVMTETERYEALRHCRYVDEILRDAPWTLTPEFLEKHKIDFVAHDDIPYSSAGTEDVYKHIKEAGMFVPTQRTEGISTSDIITRIVRDYDVYARRNLQRGYTAKELNVSYINEKKYRLQNQVDRMKEKVRTVEEKSKHFVYRVEEKSHDLIQKWEEKSREFIGNFLELFGPDGTWKQVFQERSGRMLSYALSPRESPCNSPPRELSPLRSPSPPSPPARWHNARPSPPTSPKGASASISSMSEGDEDEK, from the exons ATGGAGGAGCTTGAACACACCTGCCCTCATCCTCGGACG ACTTTGACAGAGCCTGCCATCTTTGCCAGGGAGACCAGCTGTGATTGTCGTGCCCCTCATGAAAAACTTACCATTGCTCAGGCCCGCAGAGGCACCCCAG tggATCGGCCAGTCCGAGTGTACGCAGATGGCATCTTTGACCTGTTCCATTCTGGACATGCTCGTGCCCTCATGCAGGCCAAGAACCTTTTCCCCAACACCTACCTCATCGTAGGAG TGTGCAGTGACGAGCTCACCCATAAGTACAAGGGTTTCACAGTCATGACGGAGACTGAGCGTTACGAGGCCCTGAGACACTGTCGATACGTCGATGAGATTTTGAGAGACGCGCCCTGGACTCTCACGCCAGAGTTTCTAGAGAAACATAAG ATCGATTTTGTTGCTCATGATGACATCCCATACTCCTCAGCAGGAACTGAGGACGTCTACAAACACATCAAGGAGGCAG GGATGTTTGTGCCTACTCAACGGACAGAAGGAATTTCCACATCTGACATAATTACCAGAATCGTCAGAGACTATGACGTCTACGCCCGACGCAACCTCCAACGTGGCTACACAGCCAAAGAACTCAACGTCAGCTACATAAAT GAGAAGAAATACCGCCTGCAGAATCAAGTGGACCGAATGAAGGAGAAGGTTCGCACTGTTGAGGAGAAGagcaaacattttgtttatcGCGTGGAGGAGAAAAGTCATGACCTCATTCAGAAGTGGGAAGAGAAATCCAGGGAGTTTATTGGCAACTTCTTGGAACTTTTCGGACCGGATGGGACTTGG AAACAGGTGTTTCAGGAGCGCAGTGGACGGATGCTGTCTTACGCTTTGTCCCCACGGGAGTCGCCGTGTAACAGTCCCCCCCGTGAACTGTCTCCTCTGCGATCTCCTTCGCCCCCATCTCCCCCTGCCCGTTGGCATAATGCACGGCCTTCACCCCCAACTTCCCCCAAAGGAGCGTCTGCATCTATAAGCAGCATGagtgaaggtgatgaagatgagaagtGA
- the LOC137587488 gene encoding pyruvate dehydrogenase (acetyl-transferring) kinase isozyme 3, mitochondrial-like isoform X2, producing MRIFTSLLKDAHPKIEYYSKFSPSPLSIKQFLDFGRENACEKTSYMFLRKELPVRLANTMREVNLLPDNLLNQPSVKLVKKWYMQSFVELLDYENRKPEDPHVLNDFLEALIDIRNRHNDVVPTMAQGVIEYKDKFGFDLYISGNIQYFLDRFYTNRISFRMLINQHTLLFGNDINPAHPKHIGSIDPTCSVAEVVSDAYDTAKMLCEKYYLAAPKLRIEEFNMKAPKKPIHAVYVPSHLFHMLFELFKNSMRATVELHENSIEELPPVKAKVTLGKEDLSIKISDRGGGVPLRKMDRLFNYMYSTAPTPSLEPGAVPLAGFGYGLPISRLYARYFQGDLKLYSMEGVGTDAVIYLKALSSESFERLPVFNKSAWRHYKTSPEADDWSNPSKEPRDATPSDVK from the exons ATGAGGATCTTCACGTCTTTGTTGAAAGACGCTCACCCCAAAATCGAATATTACTCCAAATTTTCACCGTCCCCACTCTCCATTAAGCAGTTTTTAGATTTCG GCAGGGAAAATGCTTGTGAGAAAACATCCTACATGTTCCTACGTAAGGAGCTGCCGGTGCGTCTAGCCAACACTATGAGGGAAGTCAACCTGCTACCTGACAACCTGCTGAACCAGCCCTCTGTCAAACTGGTTAAGAAATG GTACATGCAGAGCTTTGTGGAGCTACTGGATTATGAGAACAGAAAGCCAGAAGATCCCCATGTTCTGAATGA TTTCCTGGAGGCCTTGATCGACATCCGTAATCGTCACAATGATGTGGTTCCTACCATGGCACAGGGAGTCATTGAATATAAGGACAAGTTTGGCTTTGACCTCTATATTAGCGGCAACATCCAATATTTCCTCGATCGCTTTTACACCAACCGCATCTCTTTCCGCATGCTCATCAATCAGCACA CGCTCCTTTTTGGTAATGACATCAACCCTGCTCACCCAAAACACATTGGCAGTATTGATCCCACATGCAGTGTTGCTGAAGTTGTCAGTG ATGCCTATGACACTGCTAAGATGCTTTGTGAAAAGTACTACCTGGCTGCTCCCAAGTTGAGGATCGAAGAGTTTAACA TGAAGGCCCCTAAAAAGCCAATCCATGCAGTGTATGTTCCCTCACATTTGTTCCACATGCTGTTTGAGCTCTTCAAG AACTCAATGAGAGCCACCGTGGAGCTTCATGAGAACAGCATAGAGGAATTACCACCAGTAAAAGCAAAAGTTACTCTGGGTAAAGAAGACCTCTCTATAAAG ATTAgtgacagaggaggaggtgttcCTCTAAGGAAGATGGACCGACTATTTAACTACATGTACTCCACTGCTCCTACACCAAGTCTGGAGCCAGGAGCTGTCCCTTTG gCTGGCTTTGGATATGGTTTGCCAATTTCTCGACTGTATGCTCGATATTTCCAAGGAGATCTTAAACTGTACTCCATGGAAGGTGTTGGCACTGATGCAGTCATCTATCTGAAG GCCCTTTCCAGTGAGTCCTTCGAGCgcctgcctgtcttcaacaAGTCAGCCTGGCGACATTACAAGACCAGCCCTGAGGCAGACGACTGGAGCAACCCCAGCAAAGAGCCTCGTGATGCCA CTCCATCAGATGTGAAATGA
- the LOC137587488 gene encoding pyruvate dehydrogenase (acetyl-transferring) kinase isozyme 3, mitochondrial-like isoform X1, with protein sequence MRIFTSLLKDAHPKIEYYSKFSPSPLSIKQFLDFGRENACEKTSYMFLRKELPVRLANTMREVNLLPDNLLNQPSVKLVKKWYMQSFVELLDYENRKPEDPHVLNDFLEALIDIRNRHNDVVPTMAQGVIEYKDKFGFDLYISGNIQYFLDRFYTNRISFRMLINQHTLLFGNDINPAHPKHIGSIDPTCSVAEVVSDAYDTAKMLCEKYYLAAPKLRIEEFNMKAPKKPIHAVYVPSHLFHMLFELFKNSMRATVELHENSIEELPPVKAKVTLGKEDLSIKISDRGGGVPLRKMDRLFNYMYSTAPTPSLEPGAVPLAGFGYGLPISRLYARYFQGDLKLYSMEGVGTDAVIYLKALSSESFERLPVFNKSAWRHYKTSPEADDWSNPSKEPRDASKSKYKANR encoded by the exons ATGAGGATCTTCACGTCTTTGTTGAAAGACGCTCACCCCAAAATCGAATATTACTCCAAATTTTCACCGTCCCCACTCTCCATTAAGCAGTTTTTAGATTTCG GCAGGGAAAATGCTTGTGAGAAAACATCCTACATGTTCCTACGTAAGGAGCTGCCGGTGCGTCTAGCCAACACTATGAGGGAAGTCAACCTGCTACCTGACAACCTGCTGAACCAGCCCTCTGTCAAACTGGTTAAGAAATG GTACATGCAGAGCTTTGTGGAGCTACTGGATTATGAGAACAGAAAGCCAGAAGATCCCCATGTTCTGAATGA TTTCCTGGAGGCCTTGATCGACATCCGTAATCGTCACAATGATGTGGTTCCTACCATGGCACAGGGAGTCATTGAATATAAGGACAAGTTTGGCTTTGACCTCTATATTAGCGGCAACATCCAATATTTCCTCGATCGCTTTTACACCAACCGCATCTCTTTCCGCATGCTCATCAATCAGCACA CGCTCCTTTTTGGTAATGACATCAACCCTGCTCACCCAAAACACATTGGCAGTATTGATCCCACATGCAGTGTTGCTGAAGTTGTCAGTG ATGCCTATGACACTGCTAAGATGCTTTGTGAAAAGTACTACCTGGCTGCTCCCAAGTTGAGGATCGAAGAGTTTAACA TGAAGGCCCCTAAAAAGCCAATCCATGCAGTGTATGTTCCCTCACATTTGTTCCACATGCTGTTTGAGCTCTTCAAG AACTCAATGAGAGCCACCGTGGAGCTTCATGAGAACAGCATAGAGGAATTACCACCAGTAAAAGCAAAAGTTACTCTGGGTAAAGAAGACCTCTCTATAAAG ATTAgtgacagaggaggaggtgttcCTCTAAGGAAGATGGACCGACTATTTAACTACATGTACTCCACTGCTCCTACACCAAGTCTGGAGCCAGGAGCTGTCCCTTTG gCTGGCTTTGGATATGGTTTGCCAATTTCTCGACTGTATGCTCGATATTTCCAAGGAGATCTTAAACTGTACTCCATGGAAGGTGTTGGCACTGATGCAGTCATCTATCTGAAG GCCCTTTCCAGTGAGTCCTTCGAGCgcctgcctgtcttcaacaAGTCAGCCTGGCGACATTACAAGACCAGCCCTGAGGCAGACGACTGGAGCAACCCCAGCAAAGAGCCTCGTGATGCCAGCAAGTCCAAATACAAAGCCAACAGATAA